The Sphaeramia orbicularis chromosome 18, fSphaOr1.1, whole genome shotgun sequence genome contains a region encoding:
- the LOC115438164 gene encoding E3 ubiquitin-protein ligase TRIM39-like, whose product MASVLSEEQFRCSICLDIFKNPVSTPCGHNFCKRCIKRYWDSRHKSQCPLCKQTFKTRPELTTNINLKDITETFKSSLKEKVTYKPAPLKRQNPRLSKSLSSSDEVFCDTCAGNNIRAVKSCLVCRASYCEVHLVPHLRDQALITHTLTDPGTFTTSHVCQKHNMLLEMFCKKDQVLVCAKCIDRDHKHHEIITIEKETRRIKAEMRKAEAEFQQMIQDRLRKTEQIKDAVELSKTVKENNIKTTVEVYTEVISATERHQAALIEEIEQKQEAAEKKAEDLLKELSSEINELQRRRNDLLHLELSDDPIDLFQSYPSLSPPLSTRDWSKVTIQSNNSMGSVRRVFTKLVDVCRELEKKLSAEEVSKMTQYADDVTLDPLTAAAWLVLSPDGKKVSLGFHPRKTATADEPRRFDSCVSVLGKQSFTTGRHYWVVQVGDKTDWDLGVAKESINRKGVITVRPDCGYWAICRRKGGNLNACTGPSIPLHLSEIPQKVGIFLDYEEGMVSFYNAEAKTHIYTYSGLIFMEPLYAYLNPCLHDNGRNIAPLNICPVEVEVPEEAARM is encoded by the exons ATGGCATCCGTACTGTCTGAAGAGCAGTTTCGTTGCAGCATCTGTTTGGATATTTTTAAAAACCCTGTCTCAACCCCATGTGGACATAATTTCTGCAAAAGATGCATTAAACGGTACTGGGATTCGAGACATAAGTCACAGTGCCCTCTTTGCAAACAAACCTTCAAAACCCGTCCTGAACTGACAACTAACATCAACCTGAAAGACATCACGGAAACGTTTAAAAG CTCTCTGAAGGAAAAAGTAACATACAAGCCAGCCCCTCTGAAGAGACAAAACCCAAGACTCTCCAAATCGCTTTCTAGTTCAGATGAGGTTTTCTGTGACACGTGTGCCGGGAACAACATCCGAGCAGTCAAGTCCTGTCTAGTGTGTCGGGCCTCTTACTGCGAAGTTCACCTGGTGCCTCATCTACGGGATCAAGCATtgattacacacacactgacagatcCGGGCACTTTCACCACCAGCCACGTCTGCCAAAAACACAACATGCTCCTTGAGATGTTCTGTAAGAAAGATCAGGTACTGGTGTGTGCAAAATGCATTGACAGGGATCATAAGCACCACGAGATCATCACCATTGAGAAGGAGACCAGGAGGATCAAg GCTGAGATGAGGAAAGCTGAAGCAGAGTTTCAACAGATGATCCAGGACCGACTCAGAAAGACGGAACAGATCAAAGATGCAGTGGAGCTCAGCAAA ACAGTTaaagaaaacaacataaagaccACTGTTGAGGTCTACACAGAGGTGATAAGTGCAACTGAAAGACATCAGGCTGCACTCATTGAGGAGATCGAACAGAAGCAGGAAGCAGCAGAGAAGAAAGCAGAGGATCTTCTCAAAGAGCTGAGCAGTGAAATCAATGAGCTGCAGAGGAGACGCAACGACCTGCTGCATCTGGAACTCAGCGACGACCCCATCGACCTCTTCCAG agcTATCCTTCTTTGAGTCCTCCACTGTCCACCAGGGACTGGTCCAAAGTGACGATCCAGTCAAACAACAGTATGGGCTCAGTGAGGAGAGTGTTCACCAAACTAGTGGACGTCTGCCGGGAACTGGAAAAGAAACTGTCTGCAGAGG AGGTGAGCAAGATGACTCAGTACGCAG ATGATGTGACTCTGGATCCTTTGACAGCTGCTGCCTGGCTCGTCCTATCTCCAGATGGAAAAAag GTGAGCCTTGGTTTTCACCCGAGGAAAACTGCAACGGCCGATGAGCCTCGCAGATTCGATTCCTGCGTCTCAGTTCTGGGGAAACAAAGCTTCACCACCGGCAGACACTACTGGGTAGTTCAG GTGGGGGATAAAACAGACTGGGATCTGGGGGTGGCCAAAGAGTCCATCAACAGGAAGGGGGTCATTACGGTGCGTCCTGACTGCGGATATTGGGCGATCTGTCGACGGAAAGGTGGCAACCTCAACGCCTGCACAGGACCCTCCATCCCCCTCCACCTGTCAGAAATCCCTCAAAAAGTGGGCATTTTTTTGGACTACGAAGAGGGAATGGTGTCCTTCTACAATGCAGAAGCAAAGACTCACATTTATACGTACAGTGGGTTGATCTTTATGGAACCTCTCTACGCGTACTTAAACCCCTGTCTTCATGATAATGGGAGAAACATTGCCCCATTGAACATCTGTCCCGTGGAAGTAGAGGTCCCTGAAGAGGCTGCACGAATGTGA